One Beggiatoa leptomitoformis DNA segment encodes these proteins:
- the purE gene encoding 5-(carboxyamino)imidazole ribonucleotide mutase yields MRQPLVGIIMGSDSDLPVMQDAAKILDSFIIIYEITIVSAHRTPQRMFDYAQTAEQRGLEVIIAGAGGAAHLPGMVAAITALPVIGVPVKTSSLQGLDSLLSIVQMPAGVPVASVAINNAKNAGLLAAQILGVKFPEIRRQVSDYKKSLEKMVLDKALKLETEGLPSDIS; encoded by the coding sequence ATGAGACAACCATTGGTGGGAATTATTATGGGTAGCGATTCTGATTTACCCGTCATGCAAGATGCCGCGAAAATTTTGGATAGTTTTATTATTATTTATGAAATAACCATTGTTTCTGCCCACCGCACCCCACAACGGATGTTTGACTATGCACAAACAGCGGAACAACGCGGGCTAGAAGTGATTATTGCAGGAGCAGGTGGCGCGGCGCATTTACCGGGGATGGTTGCCGCCATTACGGCTTTACCTGTTATTGGTGTCCCCGTTAAAACCAGTAGTTTACAGGGGTTAGATTCACTCTTATCCATTGTACAAATGCCTGCGGGAGTACCCGTTGCAAGCGTTGCGATTAATAACGCAAAAAATGCGGGTTTATTAGCTGCGCAGATTTTAGGGGTGAAATTCCCAGAAATTCGCAGACAAGTCAGCGATTATAAAAAATCCTTAGAAAAAATGGTGTTAGATAAAGCCCTTAAACTAGAAACCGAAGGGTTACCGTCGGATATTTCTTAA
- a CDS encoding 5-(carboxyamino)imidazole ribonucleotide synthase: MKSDTFPYPLQRIGIIGGGQLGKMTAQVAKRMGFYVTVLDRSANCPSAHVADALIVGDLYDGEKLRELASVSDVLTYEIEHIDTETLKALYAEGKRIYPAPRVLEVIQDKFKQKQLLEKAGVPVPRYQQVDHVTLEYLQQATLPLVQKARTGGYDGKGVAIIKSLADIDKVLPVPSMVEEYIPFSKEIAVMVARSRTREVACYPVVEMVFDERTNICDIVAVPARVSNTVAERAKQIAMQSIEALDGVGVFGVEMFLTENEEILVNEIAPRPHNSGHYTIEASVTSQFEQLVRIVCDLPLGSSRLLSPVAMWNLLGEEGYQGQPVIEGLRSALSIKGLSFHLYGKDTTQAFRKMGHITIVDESVTAALEKVEQVKTMLKIKAE; encoded by the coding sequence GGGGGCGGGCAATTGGGCAAGATGACTGCTCAAGTTGCAAAACGCATGGGGTTTTATGTCACCGTGTTAGACCGCTCAGCAAATTGTCCTTCGGCACATGTTGCTGATGCATTGATTGTAGGGGATTTATATGATGGCGAAAAACTACGCGAATTAGCAAGCGTTAGTGACGTACTCACTTATGAAATTGAGCATATAGATACAGAAACCCTAAAAGCCTTGTATGCAGAGGGTAAGCGAATTTATCCCGCGCCTCGTGTTCTTGAAGTTATTCAAGATAAATTTAAACAAAAGCAATTGCTTGAAAAAGCAGGTGTGCCTGTACCCCGTTATCAACAAGTTGATCATGTAACGCTTGAATATTTACAACAAGCGACATTACCCCTTGTGCAAAAAGCCCGCACGGGTGGATATGATGGCAAAGGGGTTGCGATTATTAAAAGCCTTGCCGATATTGATAAAGTGTTGCCTGTGCCATCGATGGTTGAGGAATACATTCCTTTTAGTAAAGAAATTGCCGTGATGGTCGCCCGTAGTCGTACACGAGAAGTGGCTTGTTATCCTGTGGTCGAAATGGTGTTTGATGAACGGACTAATATTTGTGATATTGTTGCTGTGCCTGCTCGAGTTAGCAATACTGTTGCAGAGCGCGCAAAACAAATTGCAATGCAATCTATTGAGGCTTTAGATGGAGTGGGTGTTTTTGGCGTAGAGATGTTTTTGACTGAAAACGAGGAAATTTTAGTTAATGAAATCGCGCCACGTCCACATAATTCAGGGCATTACACTATAGAAGCCAGTGTTACCAGTCAGTTTGAACAGTTAGTGCGTATTGTGTGCGATTTGCCGTTAGGTTCAAGCCGTTTATTAAGCCCTGTGGCAATGTGGAATTTGTTAGGTGAGGAAGGTTATCAAGGACAACCTGTTATAGAAGGATTGCGCAGTGCTTTGAGTATTAAAGGATTATCTTTTCATTTATATGGTAAAGATACTACACAAGCCTTTCGCAAAATGGGACATATCACGATTGTTGATGAAAGCGTGACAGCGGCATTGGAAAAAGTTGAACAAGTAAAAACCATGCTAAAAATCAAAGCGGAATAA